Within Gilvibacter sp. SZ-19, the genomic segment TCTAAAGATGCACAGGGCATCATCGATGCAGATAAGAACATGGCCATGAAACTAGTGATCACCTCTAGTTTTGTATCTAGCGACGCTATGAAAGAGGCTGTAAACGACGGATTTGATGCGTCTATGCGCGGAGACACTTCTTCTTTAGATAGCGAGATCCAGAAATTCATCGGCTTTTTTAGCGAGGAGATCGTAGAAGAAGACGTTTTTGATATCACTTACCAAACCGGACGTGGCGTGGTGTGTTACAAGAACGGAAAAGAATTGGGAGTTATTCCTGGTATGGCGTTTAAGAAAGCCCTATTCGGAATTTGGCTAGGAAAAGTTCCTGCCGATAAAAAACTTAAAAAAGGAATGTTGGGCAACTAATTGTGCTCATAGAATTACGTAATTTTAGGCTGTCGTTTAATTCGACAGCCTTTTTTATTTCTTGTACTTTATTGATGTCATACTGCCCATTCCAATTAAGCAGGCGTTCACTTATTCGGTAAACGCTCACGAGGCTCATTTTCTCAAGCCAGGACATCGGGTAGCGGTTCCCTTTGGGAAATCGAAGATCTACACGGCGATCGTGTATAAAGTGCATCAAACCCCACCTCAGACCTACGAGACCAAGGAGATCGATCAGATCTTAGACGAATATCCTCTGGTAACCCAAACCCAACTAAAGCATTGGCAGTGGATAGCGGATTACTATCTCTGCAGTATAGGAGAGGTGATGCGGGCTGCGCTACCGGGAGCATTTCTGCTAGAAAGCG encodes:
- a CDS encoding chalcone isomerase family protein, whose protein sequence is MKRVLILMIALLSMNVGFAQNGGMTEIGDVMLPNTMKVGGSDLVLNGGGIRKKAFVLELYSGGLYLESKSKDAQGIIDADKNMAMKLVITSSFVSSDAMKEAVNDGFDASMRGDTSSLDSEIQKFIGFFSEEIVEEDVFDITYQTGRGVVCYKNGKELGVIPGMAFKKALFGIWLGKVPADKKLKKGMLGN